Within the Gadus chalcogrammus isolate NIFS_2021 chromosome 15, NIFS_Gcha_1.0, whole genome shotgun sequence genome, the region GAGCTGGGTCTTACCTTCAACCGTCTTTCTAACCATTTGTACAAAATGTCCTTTGCCGGGTAAAGATATGTgtgcaaaaccttttttgtgTGTCAGACTGGATGGGGCTGGATGGATTTCTCCTTCATGGACGTGCTGCCAGATGTGCAGGTGGATTACACCAAGACGCTATAGACAACCACAGGCAGAAGGAGAATCAAAAGAACTACAGCATCGCAAACCAAACACCAGAGAACCTTctgcaggggagggagggaggggaaccaaacaaacatacaaaacaaaaactccACCCAAACAACCCAAACACGAGGTCCATGTCCGCTGCACGGATCATTCCAGGAGCTTCTTGTCCAAGGCCTCCTTGCCATTGGTCCGCGAGTACGGCTCGAACGCCGACGAGCTCAGGTAGCGCGCCGACAGTTCCTGCAGGTTTCCCGCCAGCGAGCCGGCCATGGCGAGCGGGCTGCCGGCGATGCGTCCGGCCACGCCTCCCAGCAGCGAGGGCATGGGGAAGCTGAAAAGCCCGTGTGTGGACGcgccccccccaccgccgcccccCACCACCGTACCCGAGCTGCTGACCACGGGCAACGGGGGGCTCCCGCCGGCGGCCCGCGCGCTcccaccgcctcctcccaggcctcctccacccccgcccAGGAGGCCCCCGTTGCCGCTGAGGGAGGGGCCCCTGAGCGCCGCCCCCAGGGaacctccgccgccgccgccgccggggccTCCGCAGTGGGGCATCAGGCCCGGGAGCCCCGGGGGGGTGAGCAGCCGGCCGTGCTCCAGCAGCCGCAGCACGCTGCAGGTGGCGGCCGTCTCCGACACCACCGACCGCAGCTCTGAGTCCTTGCCCTGGTCCTTCTTCTGCTTGGTGCGCCGGTTCTGGAACCATACCTTCACCTTGAGGAGAAACATGAGGAAGGCACACGACTTAGACCAGAGAGGCGCACGCAAcattatcatttaaaatgtattggaTTGATCTATTGTGCTTCAATTTCGATTTTCCTTGTATTTTGATATTAGTAGCAACTATTTTGCCATCTTTTATGCATGAACTTTTGTACttgtatgaatgaatgataaCTATTATCAACGCCCACATATCTTTTTGTGCAGGGACACGAAAATAcgtaaaaataagtaaataagtcATTACGAGATTAGCGATATCAAGGTATTTTGGTTCAATTATTATCATGATTTTATTTGAGGAACATCTTCAAAGCTCTTAGATGCTTGGACAGAAACTGTTAGGTTCACTTCCAAATGGATTATGCAACCCTGTTTCCGG harbors:
- the LOC130405006 gene encoding ventral anterior homeobox 1-like encodes the protein MEVRYGQERDTMVLKSVLKEGKEGKETTGSLSKSLLKEPQDSFSGSGTGESCENTRGGTGDPDYCRRILVRDAKGSIREIILPKGLDLDRPKRTRTSFTAEQLYRLEMEFQRCQYVVGRERTELARQLNLSETQVKVWFQNRRTKQKKDQGKDSELRSVVSETAATCSVLRLLEHGRLLTPPGLPGLMPHCGGPGGGGGGGSLGAALRGPSLSGNGGLLGGGGGGLGGGGGSARAAGGSPPLPVVSSSGTVVGGGGGGGASTHGLFSFPMPSLLGGVAGRIAGSPLAMAGSLAGNLQELSARYLSSSAFEPYSRTNGKEALDKKLLE